AAGTAATTAGGTGCTTTACCTTGTCGCATACTGGCTCAGGCGAGGTATGTGTAGATCTTGAACCACTTCAGCAGATCTTGACCCAGCTACTTCGAATTCACTTCGACGAAAATTTTTAGCCATTGCTGGTGAAGTCACTTCTCTTTCTTCACCTCGACCTTCACCTTTTCTATAACCCTCATACTCCTCTTCTGGGTCATGGGAAGGAACGTTTCTGTAATCACCTCTCTTTCTATTCTCAATTGGAGTTGATCGAGATAGttctacattattttttacattagcttcaattttttcataattattttcattatgatTTGATGTCACTATTTGTTCATTCCACCTATCTATTTGTCTCTTTTTACGAGTTTCATAAATACACAGTCCTACTAAACACGAACTTAAAACTATCACTGCTGATACAGCCATTCCGGCCATTAAAGCCCGACCCCCGAAACCCTTTACAGGTACTTTTCTGTCAATagttagatttaaaataacttctaCTTTTCCTGCTCGATTCTCAGCATTACAAGTATATAGTCCTGAATCTTGTACATCTGacgattttataattaaagtactAGTTTGACCTTCACTTCGCAATAAAAATGCCCTTGCTGAATTTGCATTAGTACTATTAGCAAGTAACCGGCCTGAACGTAGCCATCGAACTCTTGGTGCCGGTATGCCGGTTACTTTACATGCCAGTATTACTTCTTCACCTTCTACTCCCTTTATATTGCTAGACGATGTAGTTACTTCTGGAAGACAAGCAAAATCCTCAAGGTCTAAGCGATCCCATGAATGTTGTAGAAGGCGCGGTGGTAGTGCACAGTCTGGCACGACGGTTGCAGGAACATTTTTTCTTATCATCCAGTCCCTCAGTGGTCTCAACACACAATTGCAATCCCATGGATTATTTGCCAGCTCTAAGCCCTTGAGTGATCTCAAGGGTGCTAAGACTGCAACGTGAAGTACttgaagtttatttttacttagctCTAAATACTCCAACGAAGCTTCTAAACCGATAAAGCCTCTTGGCTCGATTTCAGATATTTTACAAGATATAAGACTTAGTCTCACTAAATGCGGTAAAGTTGAAAAGGCTTCATCTTTAATTTTCGTGATAGGATTTCCGCTGAGTCGAAGCTCTCGAAGTTCTCGAATTGAATCAAAGGCGTGCGACGGAATGGATTCTAGTCGATTCCGAGACAGGTCCAGCTCCACAAGATTTACTAGAGCGCGAAACGCGTATTGTTTAATACTTCGTATATTGCACGCGGGAAGGTATAACCGTTGAAGATTAAGAAGTCCAGCGGAGGCAAAAGCGTCATCACGAAGAGTTGTCAGTCGATTTTCGGCTAAATCTAGTAGTTGTGTGGTGGGATCTAGGCGCGGTGGGACTGCGTTTAGTCCAGCTCTGGCGCATAGTGCCGATTCTTTTCCACTGCGCCATTTACACTCGCAGTGACGTGGACACTCGGCACTGACGGCTGCCGCCAAAGCCAGCATCACGAATACCCACATCCCCCGCGCCAGCTCAACCCGCGCCGCGCTTTTCGTCTTTACTGCCGAGCGTCATCCCCTAATCGGCCGCAATCCTATAACAATGTTTTGTTCTTTATAcctattttagtaaaaacttgAACTACCTCTAagctaaatatctttttaattggaatataaaaaatgcacTCTTAATATGCGaaaaataacagaaaattTTACCTCAAATTTTCAGGAAGTAAGAAACTCCAAAATTTCTCGATATCTGTAAAGATACAAAAGAATATAAGAATCATATATACTTAATCggaaatataagtatatagttacatataaagttataatctCAGTAGTttcattactttttatgtGTAACTTTCACGGTTAAAGAAAACAACGCGAGGAAACGGCGTATCATAACCTCAAAAATTGACGACATATATCAGTGAcagattatacaaaaataattaaagaaaaaaaacatataggCTTAGTAAGTGTTAGAAAAAGGATAATTGTCAATGTAATTGAACATCATAAGTACACACGAATATAATAAGTCAttgttttaaatgattatatcGTTAGTTGATATAAAGAACAGATCTCACGTAGTCACTTAGATTACAGAAGGTACCAGgatttacataatgtttacAACGTGAATTCCTAAATGTCTACCCGGTTCACTAACAAATCCTCTATACGCTTAGGGATTTCAAATCTTTCTTACCGACTCTGTTAACGTAACAGCTAACAGggcgtatttattttatgaagaaatattagttttagcTAGTGAACTGGAAAAACAACTAAAAGtcttatataaacatttagtttatactttgctttattgttttatttactttttaattttttaatcagtTTTGAGTATTGCCCTAGTTGCttcttcagcgtgcgactctcatccttgaggttcgatccccggctgtacaccaataaactttctgtctatgtgcgcatttaacattcgctcgaacggtgcaGGAATACATCGTAAgaaaactggcttgccttaaacccaaaaaaaaACCACACACAGGAAATTTTAAAGAAGCGGTTGACAAATGAATATAAGACAgaacagaaatttgaggcccagacctaaaaaagttgtagcgcgacaggtttgttttgtttatacgtCGCGTTTGCTTTTATGGTTAGTTTCAAACTAGGAGATTGAAAAACAAACCTACACAATATGGTATTGCAAATATTGAACTCAATTATTTAGTAGATATAGGCAAGAAGTTGAGGAATGGAGGCAATGAAATCGCCATCACTATGGGTATTAGCGAACGAAAGGGAGGCATCACTTAATTCCCCATAGGCTACAGATTGTTTAAGGATATTGATGGCCTCGAACAGGAATAAAGTTTAGATTTTTCGATTAAATGGCAACATTCGCGTGTAACGGCGAAATAACTAAGGGTCAGTTGGTATGTAATTGTAGTGTGCCCTTTTTACTACATGCAATCGCGTGACTGGCCTGAGCGCGGTCGCATACCTACTTTCCTAAGCTATTTATGAACTTTTATAAAGAATTGATGTTAACCTAACGAAAACAACTTAGAATATGTTTATACGTTTATTTacaaggtaaaattaaatcaatatctactgtgattttaaatacaataattatgaagtgtcatttgtttttataagtaaaaatctttattcgCTTTTATCTGCCAACATTCATGAATAGAAGACAAGAACTCATTTGCTTCGTTATCgttattaaatcttttgtGCCTATACTACTTTAGAAACGAATAAACaagacataatatttataattataattcataaatgcCGTAATTTATGTATGGGATATaggtatatacgtatataatttaaagcaGTGTGACCGTTCAATCCTGACGCCTTTCGATTTTCTTCCTACGATCaaggtaaacatcgtgaagTAACGACTAGAAATATACAACATATAGATAAGGAAGGTCACCGACTTGTCTAAAAATAtcggttgtctgtaaagtcggtttactgacgatagttgaacgtgacgtcataagaaaatactgatgaaaggttgctttttcaaaagaaaattgtacttctatttgtttaatagatattttgtatggatatagagAAATAGGTAAATCAaaatcacaattgaattgatcaAGTTCATTTATCTgtacgcataaatacaattatgtcaCTTTTTTTTCATCGCTCACTCAAGTAGAAGAGAGACAGATGTCAAACGCTGCCAAGGCGGAGGCCGATTGTGCCTCTTGATCGCTCTTTCCGCGCTTAAATGGAACGCCTCAAACCGAGGTAGCGCcgcagagcgaggtaacgccgcaTGAGTCACGTTTTTTCGTGCGTGCGGCTccatcgaattataagacgttgtcacgtcaaaatACAAAAGAGTTAGAAACTGATGTAATCCTAGACCAATACAGGGCGCCActgcataatttatttttacaaactgTAGCTTGAAGTACCTCAccaatagtaatatttattaatcaactTAAACCTTCCTTTATTGCTACCCTGCTGCTAGCAAATAAATATTCCCCTTTAATATACCCCTTCCAATACTTTTACTCACAATTTTGCTAAGCTATCTTTCCAAAATTttccaattatatattttataaactttttaaatcacaTATTTAAAGTTTGTATGGATTCTGTTAGttccttttattatttttgtttgtaagatTAATTGTAAtcctttttaacaaaaaaatatattgaaccATTTCGTACTATGCATATCTTTACACGATTACATGTACGGATGTAAAATATTGTGTGCGTCTTGGTTGTCAAAATCGATACTTATCAATGATTGTAAAAGCCATcagaaaataacataaaactttCTATATCGCTTGTAAGAGGAAAAACTTTCTATATTTTCCTTcgttaaatgaaaatatactgCTTGGAAAAGATTCGGTATTAACAAAgttgtaaatctaataacgACACCCTCATGTTAGATTCCAATAATTCCGGGATAGAGGACATCACGAATGTATCACTTTTATTCGGTAGCAGATGTATTAAAAGAGTATTTGTTCTGGTAACataattgtttgtataaaatatgtttaagttCAATTATGcgcattttatatttgtactaGCAATACCCAATACTTTACTGAAAAGTAAACTAAGAAgactatagatatatttttctaagttttgataagtttttaattacttccttTCAGATTATTACACACTTCCATTCATAATCTAATCAAGATACAGATTTTActatataactaatatatatctaatacaggtaataaaatatttaaaaggtaataaaatattttttttgttagtccAGATAAAAGTTTTAGCTTGATTATGATTAATTGTTACgaatagaaacaaaaattaaaaatgcaaaactttcttctataatattaggGAAGAGATTTATTTGTACAACTTCAGTGTCTTAAAACCTCCTTATACACAACATTTAACCTagtgtgtggcagaatatacgaactttagattgtaccaccataacaATTTTGAACCATACTTTAAATCTGTCTTAAGCTCAAAATGAAACTATACTACTTGTCcaccattatttaaattatagtaagtGTTATGTAGAATTTATTACGTCAAGAACTAGCTGCCTACGAGATAGTGAATGCTAGTGTGGAGGCTAGTACATTGTTTCATTTTACTGCAAATCCTTTTTAtatgtgtaatatattttttcattattacatatactaaTTAGACTGTAGACTAATTtacatatagttttttttagtgCTACATGCTTACAGTTTAAAAGTGTTCCCGTACAGATGAGAAACAATTACTTGAACAGAAGACCACGACAATTTGAGGCGCACGATTTGGACCAGGAATGCTCGTAAATAAcggatttaaaataaaaatcttctaTTACGAATTATTAATACGAAAACTTCCCACACACTAACAAATTAGATGCAGTCACTCACAGATCAAATAGTTCTCTAGTTACAAAATGGAGTTATAAATTATGCGACATGtacaacataaaaaatactattaaacaacaaacattcaaagacaattttgattataaacCATCATTTATACTTGGCCACACTTTTAAAACCATTATTACacttacaaacaaattaacaaCACATGAATCAATTAAAAACGCATCAACGTAGTTgcgaaaataaattgtaaagcGCATTTTCAATAAACAGTTGAACAGAAAGGGTCGGAATATATGCGTAGGTAAATTGACCCAAGTAATTTAAGCAATAATTTGGATTACGCGCATCCCGGgtcaaatatgtttaattcatGCAATTTACAGTATACGTATAAACAGATGCGTCTACATCGTTAAGGCGGTATTCGCTTCAATAAAGGGCCATCACATCAAGGAGAATAATCCCTAGTTGAAGGTCGGAGGCAATTGTAATGAGGTCAGGCTCgctattttacataaaaccaGCGGCAAATTAAATGAGGGGGATCAAAGTGAGTCCTCTGTGCCCTTTGCTTCAATAGTTTCGTCAAGTGTTCGTCTATTGTCGATATCATACGTTAGGACACTGGttgttttacatataaatattgtgtttctttctaattatatatttactttgctgtggttaatatttaaaaaaagaagttaaagTTGTATATACACGGATTTCTACAAAATTCACAAAACAGTTACAGTCGTCCTAAATGAAAACAAACTTATTTACTAAGATTTAGAACTAAATATGAATTCTACATCTCTGAAAGTCCCTCAAAGTTTAAGAAGAAATaccaaataacaatttaatattttattctgcTACTCTATAGAACAGTGAATAACACGCATGTATATCGGAATTCCTGGGTTCaactaaatacaatatatgtgtaaaaattCTGGTGCTTCTTATTAAGCCAGTTATTTTACCTAATATAATGATTATGAATGGACAGAAATAGTTCCCCGGTAAAAGTTGTCGTTGAGCCACTATCGAactagaattaaaatatataatatattcagcGTATAACAGCCGCCGCAGCTAGTCTTTCTTTCTGTGTTTGATTGCGACCACTTCAACAATAATTCCTATATTTCAgtcaaataacataataaaatctatcGATGAATATCGCATATGAATTTGATCATTTTTGAGTTCATCGGTTTCATAGACAGCAAAACAAACACAGAGGATAGGAAACTTAGGAGCTGTATAATACAAGAAAAACCATCACTGTGGTCTTTTTTACTATAACTAAATCATGTAAACATAATGAGAtttagcaaaaaaaattattgtcaaatttttttttttcaattctcTAGCTGGCGGTGTGAAAGAGTACCTCGTggtataaaattctaaaatgttgtaacaaTTGAAACTCAATAACAAATGCGAGCAGTgtgaattctatttttttaatacaatgaaCTCGCATTAAAAGTCAATTCTACACCGATGAAACTTAATTACTAAACTGTCGCTCAGTGCTTAACCCTAGTCAGAACCGAAAACATTATTACACTAGCTGTTGCCTACAGCTTTGAGTGAAAACgactatgtatatttaaaataacttcaaagggttttataaattacacataGAAAATCTATACCGTGTAGGACGCACTAGAAACgcaaaatcaaatcaaatttatttaattatattggtACCTTCTGAACCTCTGAATCcaattatacatttactaccagttcccaAATCGAGagcgtagagcgagcgaggcCTGGCAATAAACTCGCCGTTACTCTTtctaatcgccaagttttgtaCAAGGAAAATATAATGAGCAGCAATCATGCTTCTCTACACATATTGTGATAAATGGTCATAATATAGAGTAACAAACGCTTAGCATCCGACAAAATAAAAGCACTTTCACTATAGTGCCCACAAAACAAAGTACAGTAGAATAGAGTATCTTGTATAAACAGtcagttatatatttatattacggGTACATTTTTCCTCATGAAAGACTATTGAAACCCGAGTGAGTGCATCGCAGTCGGCAAAGAactctattttataatatgtactgAAGTAGGCTAAAGATAGCCTTAGTAGAAAAATGCTTACAATAGTTAACATATCAAGAGGAATTAGTGCGGGTCTGTCCTAAGGTTTCATAGTACATTGTGAGTTAGTACACGTAGAAAATTCTGTTTATTCAATTGTTTCCACTTATGAATACGATTATGCTTTCAGGcaggattttgatatttttttcgtgTCCTCAGAAAATATGTATCATGTTTtaacggtatttttttttataaaataggccAAAttcatctgatattaagtgacactgcccatggacactcctattgccagaaggctcgcaagtgcgttcttttaagaattggtaagctCTTTTCTCGAAGTGCCAAATGAATGAGTTACTAATATTAGAttgagaaaattattaaaaccgTATCTTTctaggaaaaaatattttgattgtcAAATCAAACCCTTCCTGAAAGATCCTTTAAACGCATTTATTGACAAAGTTTGAATTCAGTGTGACATTTTGCGGTTACCCTCATCACAGGGGTCGCCAATAACATTGGTTCCTTGTCACCATCAGCATTCTGAAggataatttgatttaattggtATTcgataaaacattaattttcgGTTTTATTATAGCGATAATAGTGTCTGATTAGGGTTTACTAAAACGAAGGTTAAAGTCGTTACACTTGTCGGTTATATTTTAGGACTtaaaattgtcttaatttttCGCAAAATTGAATTGCAAATTCGAAATGCAAATGGCTGATTTAGAAGCCTTGGGCCTTGCCAAACAATTTTGTTGTCGGAATTCGAAGCCTCTACGGCACGTTAACtatcttaaatattactaAGAAAATCCCCTTTTAGGCAGTGAAAAAATTGCgtcaaaataaattcactttAAGATAAATGCtatgaaataaacattacagaataaagtaaatatacatGTTCAACACAAAATGGTCCCCAGAATTATGTACTTTGTGTTTAAATTCATTCTCAGCTAGCAAAACACAATCCAAAGGGATTTAGCGAAACCCAAAAAGTTACTTAATCTAATTTTACCACAATCTTTTTGTTGATACCGTGGCGAAATAGTTTTTCGACTGATTTCATTTTGGAATATTGGGTTACATATAAATGgtaatgcatttattaaaaacattttatgacataccttatataacattattacagtgtaaattattaatatttatgttattacatttgtaataaacatactatcagatctttgttttattttccccacattatttcttaataaggaagctggtgatc
The genomic region above belongs to Pieris brassicae chromosome 9, ilPieBrab1.1, whole genome shotgun sequence and contains:
- the LOC123714682 gene encoding uncharacterized protein LOC123714682 codes for the protein MWVFVMLALAAAVSAECPRHCECKWRSGKESALCARAGLNAVPPRLDPTTQLLDLAENRLTTLRDDAFASAGLLNLQRLYLPACNIRSIKQYAFRALVNLVELDLSRNRLESIPSHAFDSIRELRELRLSGNPITKIKDEAFSTLPHLVRLSLISCKISEIEPRGFIGLEASLEYLELSKNKLQVLHVAVLAPLRSLKGLELANNPWDCNCVLRPLRDWMIRKNVPATVVPDCALPPRLLQHSWDRLDLEDFACLPEVTTSSSNIKGVEGEEVILACKVTGIPAPRVRWLRSGRLLANSTNANSARAFLLRSEGQTSTLIIKSSDVQDSGLYTCNAENRAGKVEVILNLTIDRKVPVKGFGGRALMAGMAVSAVIVLSSCLVGLCIYETRKKRQIDRWNEQIVTSNHNENNYEKIEANVKNNVELSRSTPIENRKRGDYRNVPSHDPEEEYEGYRKGEGRGEEREVTSPAMAKNFRRSEFEVAGSRSAEVVQDLHIPRLSQYATRSQKNVEAMQNSKSTGLLSGRIEMLSENSRFNNNARSCPQPRIRERLDNDLSGSDSEKNYPDLIEMSALGTSSYLRDTKHDPYYFYTIPRRKDGDSRSPLLSSRRNSSGGDSVTYLDRIEKNRQKPSGRSNSFLDLSSGGSRLRRNPSLPASPNREPMTVPSATPLLDLSGLRDYTQTSPPFEDFDFRASQLERFLEEYRTLREQLSRMKETRENLQRTRAVENEELRSILKGKPSIAVTETSSSVALTDPASPLALSPPEYKPQQSRPEWLTTLLYRN